From the Nerophis ophidion isolate RoL-2023_Sa linkage group LG18, RoL_Noph_v1.0, whole genome shotgun sequence genome, one window contains:
- the tlcd1 gene encoding TLC domain-containing protein 1: MDSLFLMLKNNPGPSVCLFSLIFRGIHGLLQRLPLPKLVHQDEFRSWKWKNLSVSMVHSLLTGTWALTCAIIWPETLHDLRAFHTPLSYLLVCVSTGYFVQDAADIILTGHGRGSWEFLIHHALVISAFLYALYTQLYVAGAVVALFVEVNSVTLHLRLLLKLAGATSSTLYYINKIVNIFTFITFRLCSQFYLTWYILQNYSWLEHAAFFLFAIMVMNVMILVYFYRLLRSDFFMHTTQVHTSKRFVAD, translated from the exons ATGGACAGTCTATTCCTCATGCTAAAGAACAACCCTGGCCCTTCTGTGTGCCTCTTCTCACTCATCTTCAGGGGGATCCACGGGTTGCTGCAAAGACTGCCCCTGCCCAAGTTGGTGCACCAGGATGAATTTCGCTCGTGGAAATGGAAGAACCTCTCCGTGTCCATGGTGCACTCCCTGCTGACGGGGACGTGGGCCCTGACTTG TGCGATCATTTGGCCGGAGACGCTACACGACCTACGCGCTTTCCACACGCCGCTGTCCTACCTGCTGGTTTGCGTTTCAACTG GATACTTTGTGCAAGATGCAGCTGATATCATCCTGACGGGACACGGAAGAGGATCGTGGGAATTCTTAATCCATCATGCGCTG GTGATCTCGGCCTTCCTGTACGCCCTCTACACTCAGCTGTACGTCGCCGGCGCCGTGGTGGCGCTCTTTGTGGAGGTCAACAGCGTGACTTTGCACCTGAGGCTGCTGCTGAAGCTGGCGGGCGCCACCTCGTCCACCTTGTACTACATCAACAAGATAGTCAACATCTTCACCTTCATCACCTTCCGCCTCTGCTCCCAGTTTTATCTCACCTGGTACATCCTACAAAATTACTCCTGGCTGGAGCACGCCGCCTTCTTCCTGTTCGCCATCATGGTGATGAACGTCATGATCCTGGTCTACTTTTATCGCCTGCTGCGCTCCGACTTCTTCATGCACACGACGCAGGTCCACACCTCCAAAAGGTTCGTCGCCGACTGA